The Deltaproteobacteria bacterium genomic interval AGCACGAAAACTATTGCCCATTTGATCAGCAAAAGTCTGGGCCAACCCAGCATGGCTACCGCTCTTGCTAGCACAAAAGAGCGGCTAGTCACCAAGGTAGCGGGTCCTGTCTCGCTTTACCCTGGAGTCAAGGTCGCTATAAACCAACTCCGTGCACGCTCGATACCGTTTGCCATAGGTAGTAATGCCAGCCGCGCTTTTGTCACGGCAGCATTAGCCGATCATCAAATCGAGGTCGCCACCATAGTAACCGCCAGCGATGTGAGCCGGCATAAACCCGCGCCTGATATATTTTGGGCCTGTGGTAATCAAATGAATATTTCTCCAGCCAATCGGGAGCGGATCCTCGTATTTGAAGATAGTCCCCACGGCATTGAGGCAGCGGTAGCGGCCAAGATGTTCCCGATCGGGGTGACAACGGCACTTGATACAACCCAACTGCGACGAGCCGGAGCAAAACTCACGGTGAGCTCGGTTGCAGCTGCAAGTGAAGCGGGCTGGTTCTCAAGCATCAATGAATCCCATTAGGCTTCCGTCACTTTGCACGCATTAATCGCTGCTTTTCATGCTTGCGTCTGATGGCGCTTTCTATCAATTGATCGAGTAAATCGCTTGCATTGATACCTGACTCTCGCCACAGCATGGGATATTGGGAGATTTCCGTAAATCCTGGAATGGTATTGACCTCATTAAAATAGAATCTTCCGGTTGATTTTTCGAGAAAAAGATCGATCCGTGACATCCCGTATAATTCAAGTGATGCGTAAATCTGACCAGCTAATGCTCTAGCTTCATTCATCTGCTCTGTCGTGAGATTGGCAGGAACAACGACACTTGCCCCGTCCGTCTTAGTGTATTTGGCATCATATGAATAGAAATCGGCATGTGGCACGACTTCGCCAGCGATGGATAGTTTTGGCTCGTAGCCACCCAGAGCAGCCACCTCAATTTCTCGTACTTCTAGCCCTTTCTCGATCAAAACTTTATCGTCAAACTTCAATGCATGTTCGCATGCCAACATAAGCTCTTGCGGACTTGTTACCTTACTAACGCCGACCGAACTACCTAGCTTAGCCGGCTTAACAAAGAGAGGTAAACCCAGTTTTTCTAGAGCGTTAGAGCACATTCCGGACTTATCGACTGCCCACGTGTGGGCCCGAAAATCTACCCAAGGGACAACCGGTATCCCAGCTGAGGCGGCAAGCTTTTTAGCGACTACTTTATCGATGCCTATGGCTGAACCCAAAGTATCTGGGCCGACAAACGCTACCTCTTTTAGCTCTAGCCACCCCTGTAGAGTGCCATCCTCGCCAAAAGTCCCGTGAAGAATCGGAAAGACAACTAGGTTTTCAGTCGTTCTTCCAAAGGACCCAATGTCAAGTTGCATACCGCTTTTTGAGACCGGGAGCGGTCCAGATTTTGTGGCCAGAGTGCTCTCTAAATTTTGCTGCCACCATGTTCCGTCGGCAGCAATCCCTATGGCATGAACCACATACTTCTTGCGATCAAGATGGCCCAAAATGAAACGGGCGCTACGGCAAGAAATCTCATGCTCAGTAGACCTGCCACCATACAGAACAACTACTTCAATTGGTTTTGCCTGCACTTTGCCCCCTAAGAATTTCAGATTCTTAGGTTAGTATATATCAGCAAACTATGCCGCGGAACCAGCACCTGGTGCCTCATAATATGACTCTAGACTCTGAGCGCTGAGGCATAGAATGTGGACACGCTCGTTGCCACTCGATTGCTGGACATAATAGTTCCAGAGAGCTGCTATTTCGTCTCTGAGCTGAGGTGCGCGTCCCGCTGGCACGGTGGTCTGCTCAAGCCCTCTACGCAGTAATCGTTGAAAAATGCCTGCTCGTAAGTTCTGAGCACCATTAATGCTGTCAGAG includes:
- a CDS encoding HAD family phosphatase → MIPVAVIFDFDGVLADTLETHLKAWVLATKEVFQQDIAPPTELSGHSTKTIAHLISKSLGQPSMATALASTKERLVTKVAGPVSLYPGVKVAINQLRARSIPFAIGSNASRAFVTAALADHQIEVATIVTASDVSRHKPAPDIFWACGNQMNISPANRERILVFEDSPHGIEAAVAAKMFPIGVTTALDTTQLRRAGAKLTVSSVAAASEAGWFSSINESH
- a CDS encoding D-alanine--D-alanine ligase: MKFLGGKVQAKPIEVVVLYGGRSTEHEISCRSARFILGHLDRKKYVVHAIGIAADGTWWQQNLESTLATKSGPLPVSKSGMQLDIGSFGRTTENLVVFPILHGTFGEDGTLQGWLELKEVAFVGPDTLGSAIGIDKVVAKKLAASAGIPVVPWVDFRAHTWAVDKSGMCSNALEKLGLPLFVKPAKLGSSVGVSKVTSPQELMLACEHALKFDDKVLIEKGLEVREIEVAALGGYEPKLSIAGEVVPHADFYSYDAKYTKTDGASVVVPANLTTEQMNEARALAGQIYASLELYGMSRIDLFLEKSTGRFYFNEVNTIPGFTEISQYPMLWRESGINASDLLDQLIESAIRRKHEKQRLMRAK